Genomic segment of Vicinamibacteria bacterium:
AACCGATGGGCGCGTACCCCTTGGTCTCGGGGAAGCGGAGGCACCGAGCCGGCGGAACAGGCCCCGCAGACGCTCGGCATCAACCCTGGAGTCGGGCCGGGGTGATCTGTCGAATGCGACCTCCGCACCGGGTCCGATTCGCCCGGACCTGGCCGCCGCTGGGCGCGAGACTCCGTGCCCTCAGGTGCGCGGCGTCCCCGGCTTGTACTTCAGTACCTTGACCTTCTCCAGAGTGACCAAGCCGTCCGCCACCATCTCCTCGAGGATCGGCTCCAGCCGCTTGATGTGCTCGTCGGTGTCGACGACCTCAATGACCAGCGGCAGGTCCTGAGACAGCTCGAGCAAGTGT
This window contains:
- a CDS encoding DUF190 domain-containing protein codes for the protein MVRIFIGESDRWKGRPLADALVERLRKEAFAGATVLRGLAGFGARSVVHTAHLLELSQDLPLVIEVVDTDEHIKRLEPILEEMVADGLVTLEKVKVLKYKPGTPRT